TTGGCCGCTGGGCCGGAGTCAGCGGCGAGCGCAAGTTTGCCAACACCATCAAGTTTAAGATGGGGGGAACGGCGGTCAACTTTATGGACCTGCCCCAGAACCTCAACTCTACCCTCTACTTCATCGGCGAGGGGTGGCCCACCATCGCCTTTACGGCCGGGGTGCTGGTAAAGGGACTCATCACCAACGACAATAGGGCCATACAAACGGCCTCGCAGATTGGCGAGGGATACCTGGCCATGGGCATTACGGTGCAGCTCATCAAGCGGCTCACCGGAAGGCAGAGCCCCTTTAAGACCACCAAGGGGTCGGGAAATTGGCAGCTGGCCCCCGCCTACTCGCACTACCAAGGCGATGTGCCCAACCACGACGCGTTCCCATCGGGGCACCTGGCTACGGCCATGGCCTCCATCACCATATACGCCGAAAACTACCCCGAGATTCGGTGGATTCGCCCCGTGGGCTACACCGTAATGGGACTCGTTGGCCTAGCCATGATGAACAACGGCGTGCACTGGATGAGCGACTACCCGCTGGCCATTGCCATTGGCTACACCTACGGGAAGATTGTTACCTCGCGCGACAAGTCCATCCGAGTATTCTCCAGAAGGGGCAACCACAACCCCGAGGTAGGCAAGCTCAGCTTCGGACCCAAGGTTATCGGATCGCCCTACTACCAGGACTACACCCTTGGACTTTCGCTTAGCCTGACGCTGTAGGAACAAGAAGGTAGAGGAAGCTAAAAGAATAGGATTGCCATAAGCTAATTCGGACAAGAGCACAGCAAATGCTGAGCCTCTATGATGAGGCTATCACCAATAAATGACATTGTTCCCGAGCGGGAGGATAACATGCCACGATAGCACGTTCCTTTTTCATCTTTTAGTGCCATCATTCCGCTATCTCCATTTAACTACTGAAATTACTCCATTTAGTTTCTCCCCCATCGAGCATCTTTCGTACCTTTCCGTCCAAAACCATTTTCGACAACGACCATGGCTATACGCTACGAAAAAGACTACCTGATGCGGCTAATGCAGAACTTCTTTCTGGCGCTCGACCGCATCGTGAATGCCCGAAAGAATGAGGAGCACGAGGTGGTGCTCTCGGAGCTGGAGGTAACCTTTATGGCCTTCTTCCAGCAGAACCTCGCCTTCTTCGAGGCGATGACGCCCGACGAAATCGTCGCCTTCTTTTCCAACGCCCCCTACCCCTCCGAAAAGGTGGAGATGGTGGCCATGCTGCTCTTCGAGGCCGGCGTGGTGGCCCCCGAGCCCGAGGTGCAGCGCCGCCGCCTTACCACGGTGAACACGCTCATCGGGCACCTCTCCGACATCCGCAAATCGGTATCGCTCGACCACATGGCCAAGCAGCAGTACATCCAAAAGCGGCTGGGCGAGCTGGGGTAGCATAGAAAAGGGGAGCCGCTATCGACTCCCCCGCTAGGCGCAATGCCCATCAATCCGTTATCTAAAGATTTTATCGCCACTTTGATGGCCAAATCCGGGGTGAAGGTCGAAGCGCACCACCCCCACGTTGGCCTTATCGCCAACCGCTTTAGCAACCAGCGCCGTTCCCTCCGATCCAAATCCAGCGCATAGCTCGATGGCAGTAACCCCTTCGGCCACCAGCTCCAAGGCAACCTTCTGGGCCTCCTCGTAGGTTTTTACGCCAACTACCGATAGGTTGACTACAGGCGTACTAATAGCAGCCCGATGGGTAGCGCTATCTACCTCTGGCGCTATGAAAATAAATGCGGCATTTACTGACATGTGCTCTCTCCTTTACTTAGTTTATGATGTAGAATTTTGAACCACAAATCTAGCAAAATCACCACTCTAAGCACCCTTGGGGCTGCCCCCTACAGCCCACCCCAATTACACTTTTCCTCCCATACGTAAATTGGCGGCACCAGTTCGGCAGGGCGGGAAGGAAAAAGAAAGGGAGCCGACAATCGGCTCCCCCTTATTCTGCTCCCGAAGGGGCTACTTCTGCCCTTCGCTCTTCTTGTCCTTATCCTTTTCCTTGTCTTTCTCCTTCTCCTTCTCGCGCTTATTCTTTAGAGCGGCTTGGTGTAGCGCTTCGGTCTTTTCGGCATCCTGATTAAGCAGAAGGATCTTTGAGCAAAGTGTCTCCCACTTGGGATTGGAGTCCTCCAGCAGCTTGCCCTGCACGTAGACCAGGATGTTCTTGGTAGCCTGCTCAAACTCCCTACGAACCCTTGTGGCAGCAACAAAGTCAGCCTTGCTGTCCTTGTCGTCAACCTTTTGGCTGTAGGTGGTGTCGAAGGCGGTTACATCGTTCACCAGCTGCGCCTGCTTCGGCTCGAGCTTCAGCGCTACAAGGGCTGCCGCATTTTCGGGCTTCTTCAGGTCTTCGATAAAGCTAGCGAGGGTGCTCGATTCGCCCGAGTAGGAGCCTTCGAGGAAGTCGAAGCCATAGTGCTCGAAGAGCACGTTGAGCCGCTTGGCGGCCAGCACCTCGGCGGCAACATCGGAGTAGAGGTAGCTCTGCACCCCATGGTAGAGCCCCCGGTACGAGTTTCCACGCTTCTGGTCCAACTCAAAAAGCCTCTCCGTAAACTCGCTTTTCCGTGACAGCATATAGCCCCGTGCCAGATTAGCGTTCGCCTCCTTAAAGAGTAAGTAAGGCTTAGAGGTGGTTAGCCCCTCAATTCCCGATCCCACAACTTGGCTGTCCAGCTTTTTGCCGTAGTCAACCTCGTCTTTTAAGAGCATCTTGCTCGTTGAAAAATACAAATTCATACAAAAAAATTTTTTGGTACTAATTACTTCAAAAGCTCTCTTCGTAGGATTCAAAAGCTGCACCACGAAAATTGCATCCATCCTCCCCTAAGGAAATTCCCGAGCGGGGAATTGTACGCCGCTGCGCCGGCACGATCGTTTCCGAGCAGAATTTTGCGTGCCGCTGCGCTAGCGTGAAAAATTCCGAGCGGAAATTTTCATCCCGCTGCGCTAGCGTGGAAAATTCTGGGTGGAATTTTGCGTCCCGCTACGCCGGCGTGGAAAATTCCGAGCGGAAATTTGCGTGCCGCCGTGCCGGAGTGAAAATTCTGGGTGGAAATTTGCGTTCGGACGCGCTGGCGTAGAAAATTCTGGGTGGAAACGCCTATTGGGAGCTCCAGTTGGCAGCAACCATAAGCGTAGACGGTTCAATCTTCAAAGAACAGCGCCCCTAAATTAACTATTTTTCTATTTCACCAAAGGTTTTGTTAATTATTTCTTATTCCGAAGGTATTTTTTTAGAGGATACCGCTAGACTTTAGCAGTAATCGACACCCAATGCCCACCTCCTCCCCTGAAGCCCCTGCAGCTTTTGGGCATCAGAGCCGTACCTCCGGCCACACGCCAAGCAGCGTTCTGCTTGGATATGCCCCCCTTAAGTGTTAAATTGCCGCCTTAATTCATTACATAAAGTCTTATGAAAAAGTTACTACTATCGCTGCTACTGGGCGTAGTGCTGCTGGCTGCTGGATGCAAGAAGGATAATCCTATTCCTGTACAATCAATCGCTATTGCCGATGCACCGGCAACAGCAGGGTTAGGCCAACCCGTTAAGTTAAGCGTAAAAACCTCCCCCGAAAATGCTGATGTCCCCTTCACGCTGGAGTGGACAGTTGACAAAACCCTTGCCGAC
This window of the uncultured Acetobacteroides sp. genome carries:
- a CDS encoding DUF6506 family protein; the encoded protein is MSVNAAFIFIAPEVDSATHRAAISTPVVNLSVVGVKTYEEAQKVALELVAEGVTAIELCAGFGSEGTALVAKAVGDKANVGVVRFDLHPGFGHQSGDKIFR
- a CDS encoding phosphatase PAP2 family protein; the encoded protein is MTVAAGIKGRQIARTPNQQHHMKKGILLLVALAAATLQVKAQIGNNADTTLLAKPISDSVSVAGVKPSHITTVAVNDTTAISYIRPQGYHFITNIPKDWLEFGQRTVSKKGLITVGALAASTALLMTIDRPAMDAVQQFGRWAGVSGERKFANTIKFKMGGTAVNFMDLPQNLNSTLYFIGEGWPTIAFTAGVLVKGLITNDNRAIQTASQIGEGYLAMGITVQLIKRLTGRQSPFKTTKGSGNWQLAPAYSHYQGDVPNHDAFPSGHLATAMASITIYAENYPEIRWIRPVGYTVMGLVGLAMMNNGVHWMSDYPLAIAIGYTYGKIVTSRDKSIRVFSRRGNHNPEVGKLSFGPKVIGSPYYQDYTLGLSLSLTL
- a CDS encoding DUF6261 family protein, producing the protein MNLYFSTSKMLLKDEVDYGKKLDSQVVGSGIEGLTTSKPYLLFKEANANLARGYMLSRKSEFTERLFELDQKRGNSYRGLYHGVQSYLYSDVAAEVLAAKRLNVLFEHYGFDFLEGSYSGESSTLASFIEDLKKPENAAALVALKLEPKQAQLVNDVTAFDTTYSQKVDDKDSKADFVAATRVRREFEQATKNILVYVQGKLLEDSNPKWETLCSKILLLNQDAEKTEALHQAALKNKREKEKEKDKEKDKDKKSEGQK